The genome window AGGGTACCAGTCGCCGGTCCGCCGGATCGATCCCCTGGATTGAGGGAAGCCACTTGATCAGCACCGCGCCGTCGGCGGCCGCGGCATCGAGCCGGTCCAGGGCGTCGGGCCGCAGGGGATTGACGCTGGCGCCGAACAGGAGGTTGGGATATCTGCGGCACTGGCCGGCGAGGAAGTCATTGGGAATGAACAGCTCGGTCCGTGCCCGGTCCAGGCTTCCCCGGGAGTCGACGACGCCGTCCAGTGCCAGTACCACGGCGGTCTGGACCCGGGTCGAGGCTGCCAGCCGCTCCGCGAGACGGCGCAGGACCAGGCCGTCCCCTTCCCGTTCGAGCTCCGCATCGGTGATTCCGAAGGATGCCAGGTAGAACCGGTACCTCCAACTGTCCCTCAGGCTGGTCGAGACGAAGCAGCCGCTGCCGCCGGCTCCGACCCCGGCGGTATGACAGTGTATATCGATGACGCCCATGGATCCCCCACGGGATGGATTCCGGATTCCCCCCTCGTGCCGGGAGATGCCATGGCGTTTATGAACCACAATGCTCCGCAATGTCAACGGGCTACTGCGGCAACCTGCTCCCGGCCTAAGCCGGCCTGGCCGCCGCCCCGAGAACCTCTGCGATCATCTTCCGCATCCGGTGCCCGTAGGTGTGCTCGCCAAGCACCCTGCGCCGGGCACGTTCCGCGATCTCCCGCCGCAGCCCCTCCCGCTCCAGGTAACACTGGGCCGTTTCAGCCACGTCGCTGATCCCGTCGTAAAGCGCCACCTCATTCTCGGCAAAGAGCTCACCCAGGGCACCCTGCCGGTCGGTCAGGAGAAAACCGCCGCACAGGGGCACGTCAAAGACCCGCTGGTTGACGGTGTGGGGCATCTGGAGGCTGGTGGCGTTGACATTCACGGCGCTGGAGGCGTAGACCGCCGGGGTTTCCCTGAAGTAATTCACGTCGGGACGCGCGTCAATGGCGCTGCCGAACACCTTCCGCCATCCGTCCGGATCGCCGAAGAAGGTAAGCCCCAACGGGAGCAACTGACCCAGGAGCCTGGTCCGATAGGCGGAGGTGGCACTATGGAGCAGGTAGGCCCGGAAGAAAAGGCGGGCATCATCAGGCAGAAAACGGCCACCCTCGGCCACGAGCTGGTCGACAAGCTGCAACTGATCGCCCCGGGCGGCGATGATTCGTTCAACCGCTTCGCCGGCGAACGCCATGACCTGGGCCGTAACCGGAAACTTGACGGCCAGGCGGGCCAGAAAACCGCTCGCCAGCGAGTTTCCCACAAAGGACAATCCTGCGCTGAACCGTTCCTCCACGCGGGCGGCCCCGGCCAAGCGGACATCGGCTGCCAGGGGCAGGTGCGACACCCGGTATCCCTGCGCGGCCACCGCCGGCAGGTAGCTCTTTTCCCACAGGAAGACATGGCATCCGTCGGCAGGGGGCAATGCCTCGCCGTAAAGGATGAATTCCGGCGAGTCCACGAACCAGAGGGCGAGCGGGATGCCGAGCCGGCGCAGCATTTGCGCCGCAACGCCGCGCCGGTCGAGGCCGCGCATGTTGATGCTCAGCACCAGGTCTGGCCGCTCGCCGCGGAGCGCCTCGCCGAACAGCGATGCTTCGTCCCCTTCGCGCCCCCGGCAGTCCAGGACCACGACCCGGTGCCCCAGGGATTCGAGGCCGTGGATACACTCCCGCTGGACATAGTAGGCTTCGAAGGGGACGAGGATCGTCAGGGGGCGGCCCGCTGCCTGCGTCCGGTCCGCGGCGGGACCCGTCCGCCCCACGGTTGCGAGCAGGATGCGGTAGTGGTCGTACCAGGCAGGATGTGCCCGCAGCGAGGGGGGGTGAGGGACGACGTACAGCGCTGCGGCATCGAGCGCCTCAGGAACGGGCGGGAATCCGCCGCCGGGTGTGGAAGGCGTTACCACCTCGATCCGCCCGTTCCACCCCTGGCAGAGCCGGGCCGCGGCCAGTTCGGCCAGTTCCGGGTGCCGCTCCACGAGGATGACGCGGTTGACGTGCGGATTGTTCGCCAGGGACCGGGGCAGGTGGTAGCCGAGGCCGGTGCCGAGAAAAACGAGGACCGCGGCATCCACCGGTCCCGCAACAAAGGAGCCTGCCTCGCGGATCGGGTCGTAGAGGGAGTGGAGGCAGGTTTCGATGCCGTCCTCGCCCATGACCAGGGCCGTGGGGTGCCCCCTGCGGCCGGGCATGATCCGCACCCCGGAGGACGGAGCCTCCGGCTGCTCTGCGCTCACCGTCGTCCCCCGACCTGGATACGATCGCTTTTCGACATCAGCTCGCGACGCTGCTCGGAAAAAAGGTAGGAGATGACTGCTTCCCGGTCCTTGTCGCTGATGGTGATGAACCTCATGGAGAGGGAATAGTGGGTTCCCGCCTGGAGCGTAAGGGTGATCTCGGAGCAGCGCAGGGCCTCGGCCAGGACGCAGATCATCCGTGGCTGGGGATGCGGGAGAAAGAGGCTGACCAGCATGAGGGTCCCCGACGCCACCTCCTCGGAAACCCTGAATCTCATGCCGCCGCCGCTCAGGTTGGCCCGGGCGGATGGGATGTCGCGACCGTTCCAGTCCACGACCCGCCAGCTTGACCCCTCCTGGGCCATTGCCGGAGAGCGCCATGAGTCCATTCGCTCGTGAAGCCAGCGTTCCTGGGCCTCTTCGGGCGACATGCCCGGCAGCAGTTCGTAGCTGAAAGGGATCGAGACATCGAGACGGAAATATTCGCGGCGCTGCAGCTCGCGGACCCTTCCCGCGAGGCGGATGGCGAACTGCCGGTCGTCGCGCACCGTCTCGACCCGGCCGTCGCACCGGCAGAGGGCACCGCCGGTCCAGACGGAAACGGAAACCTCGGCACCCTCGCTGAGCATGCCGGCAGGCGGTTGCTCTGCACCGAACAGTTCGAGCCAGGCAAGGCTTCCCTTCAGCGAGGTAATGGCGGCAGTTCCGTCAAAGGACCCGACGTCGCCGAGCCGTACCGTGAGGTTGATCTTCTGGAGCTGCTCGAAGAACCGTCCGTACTCGGAGCCATCAGCGGACATGAAGGCACTCCTGGATCAACGGGCAGCCGTGTCACCGAGCGCGGCGAACAGCTCCCGCCATTGGCCCAGGTGAGGCGCGAGTTCGTATTCGAGGAGGTCGGCGATCAGGACCCAGTCCTTGCGCTGCTGGGCGGCCATGGTCTCCTGGAGGAGCGTGTTGAGTTGTCCCACGAAACGTTCCAGCGTCACGTCCCCGGCGGGGGTGGTGGAGAAGTCGACGCCGAGTACGAAGGCGACATCGGCAAGCGCTCTGATGAGCATGTCGAAGCCGCCCAGGAGTTCAATATAGTGATCCAGGGCCGGCCGGTCGTTGCCCGCCCTGAACAGACCGGCCGTGGCCAGCGTAAACCGCTGCAGTTCGGCAGCGTGCGAGGCCCCGTCATCAAGAACGGCCCGAACGAGCAACGCTCCGTCTTCCGTGGTCTGGCCGGGGGACGCCTGCCGCTTGTCAGCTTCAGCATAGGTATTCATCAAATGCCTCCTTGCACGTGGTGCTGTGCGCCCGGTGTCAAGCCGGCCCGCACGGCCGCCCGGTCTCAGGCGGTCCTGCTCATGTTGTGTCTCTCCTCGCGCCCCCCCTCGTAACTATGGAGGGCGCTTTTGCCCCGGGCAAGGGCCGACATCTCCTCGCCGAGAGTGACGAGACGCTCGCGGGCAAGGGCGATGACAAGGGAGTCGAGTTCGACGATTTTCTTGGTCGATTCCTCCTGAAGACGATGAAAGGACGACAGGAGCTGCTCGGCATCCCCGTGTCCACTCCCCTGCGAGGACAGGGCGGAAAGGCGGCCGTTGAAATCGTCCAGGGACGTCATGATGCGCTCGCGGCACGCCACTGCCTGCTCGAAATCCTCGGCGCTGTTGGTGTCGAAGTTGCGCAGCAGTGCCTCC of Geobacter anodireducens contains these proteins:
- a CDS encoding pilus assembly protein PilZ, whose protein sequence is MSADGSEYGRFFEQLQKINLTVRLGDVGSFDGTAAITSLKGSLAWLELFGAEQPPAGMLSEGAEVSVSVWTGGALCRCDGRVETVRDDRQFAIRLAGRVRELQRREYFRLDVSIPFSYELLPGMSPEEAQERWLHERMDSWRSPAMAQEGSSWRVVDWNGRDIPSARANLSGGGMRFRVSEEVASGTLMLVSLFLPHPQPRMICVLAEALRCSEITLTLQAGTHYSLSMRFITISDKDREAVISYLFSEQRRELMSKSDRIQVGGRR